From Actinopolymorpha cephalotaxi, one genomic window encodes:
- a CDS encoding MFS transporter, giving the protein MASAPAKTSTRPPGRLRGWLPRAHPVSWWMLGVSSLAILITSIDRVILPTVLPDILKEFGLSNTQGGVLVSLSFVGTFVGAVVLGVVGDLFGRGHLRARTWIVTVAVTVVAAVATALSHGIAALRAWRVVMGIGTGGMEPVNVALVSEWWQKENRGFAVGVHHTGFPIGQLLGPVLIGWVLLVGTWRDAFLWLPLIAVPIMVAQLVLGRRHNLERVNAWIERHRMTPAVPLPDDQPTGNPLAKLRIAFGHRNVWCGLGLAFCLLWAETGVTAFLTVQLTKHAGLTLAMAAVVSGASGITGWIGQIVWGTLSDHLGRKFSLAIICAGWTATVLAMIWISSPASAWAVLIAWGLFRNSPFPVAYALVVDSTPRAASSGMGLVVGIALGVSGIIVPTVSGWIIDHYGFTWDYVMLAAACLLALLPIAAMRETVRRRTAEPAGQPVAG; this is encoded by the coding sequence ATGGCCTCGGCCCCCGCGAAGACCTCGACACGCCCACCGGGCCGGCTGCGCGGCTGGCTCCCCCGCGCCCACCCGGTCTCCTGGTGGATGCTCGGCGTGTCGTCGCTGGCGATCCTGATCACCTCGATCGACCGGGTGATCCTGCCCACCGTTCTGCCGGACATCCTGAAGGAGTTCGGGCTGTCCAACACCCAGGGCGGGGTGCTGGTGTCGCTGTCCTTCGTGGGCACGTTCGTGGGTGCCGTCGTGCTCGGCGTGGTCGGCGACCTGTTCGGCCGGGGGCACCTGCGGGCGCGGACCTGGATCGTCACGGTCGCGGTCACCGTGGTGGCCGCCGTCGCCACCGCGCTGTCCCACGGCATCGCGGCGCTGCGCGCCTGGCGGGTGGTGATGGGCATCGGGACCGGCGGGATGGAGCCGGTGAACGTCGCCCTGGTGAGCGAGTGGTGGCAGAAGGAGAACCGCGGCTTCGCGGTCGGCGTCCACCACACCGGCTTCCCGATCGGCCAGCTGCTCGGCCCGGTCCTGATCGGCTGGGTGCTGCTGGTCGGCACCTGGCGGGACGCGTTCCTGTGGCTGCCGCTGATCGCAGTACCGATCATGGTCGCCCAGCTCGTCCTCGGCCGCCGGCACAACCTCGAACGCGTGAACGCCTGGATCGAGCGCCACCGGATGACCCCGGCAGTCCCCCTGCCCGACGACCAGCCGACCGGCAACCCGCTGGCCAAGCTGCGGATCGCGTTCGGCCACCGCAACGTGTGGTGCGGCCTCGGGCTGGCGTTCTGCCTGCTGTGGGCGGAGACCGGGGTCACCGCGTTCCTCACCGTCCAGCTCACCAAGCACGCCGGGCTCACCCTGGCCATGGCGGCCGTGGTGTCCGGCGCGTCCGGCATCACCGGATGGATCGGGCAGATCGTGTGGGGCACGCTGTCGGACCACCTGGGACGGAAGTTCTCCCTGGCGATCATCTGCGCCGGCTGGACCGCGACCGTGCTGGCGATGATCTGGATCAGTTCACCGGCGTCGGCCTGGGCGGTGCTGATCGCCTGGGGGCTGTTCCGCAACTCGCCGTTCCCGGTGGCGTACGCGCTGGTCGTCGACTCCACGCCGCGGGCCGCTTCGTCGGGGATGGGCCTGGTGGTCGGGATCGCCCTCGGCGTCTCCGGCATCATCGTGCCCACGGTGTCCGGCTGGATCATCGACCACTACGGCTTCACCTGGGACTACGTGATGCTGGCGGCCGCGTGCCTGCTGGCGTTGCTGCCGATCGCGGCGATGCGGGAGACGGTACGCCGGAGGACGGCGGAGCCGGCCGGGCAACCGGTGGCCGGCTGA
- the purU gene encoding formyltetrahydrofolate deformylase has translation MSNTSDRPEYVLTLSCADRLGIVHAVAGFLAERGCNIVDSQQFSDRLDGGFFMRVHVQAESAQTTLDDLQVGFAPIGATFGMDWQLRDLGARQRLLVLVSKQDHCLNDLLYRCRVGAVPADIAAVVSNHPDVGPMVEKTGLPFHHLPVTADSKGAQEQAILDLVSAQRVDLVVLARYMQVLSHDLCEKLVGRAINIHHSFLPSFKGAKPYHQAYERGVKLIGATAHYVTEVLDEGPIIEQEVARVDHTLTPAKLAAVGRDLESLALARAVTWHLEHRVILNGMRTVIFR, from the coding sequence ATGAGTAACACCAGCGACCGGCCGGAGTACGTCCTCACCCTCTCCTGTGCCGACCGGCTCGGCATCGTGCACGCCGTGGCCGGGTTCCTGGCCGAGCGGGGCTGCAACATCGTCGACAGCCAGCAGTTCAGCGACCGGCTGGACGGCGGCTTCTTCATGCGGGTGCACGTCCAGGCGGAGTCCGCCCAGACGACGCTGGACGACCTGCAGGTCGGCTTCGCCCCGATCGGCGCCACCTTCGGGATGGACTGGCAGCTACGCGACCTCGGCGCCCGCCAGCGACTGCTGGTGCTGGTCTCCAAGCAGGACCACTGCCTCAACGACCTGCTGTACCGCTGCCGGGTCGGCGCCGTCCCGGCCGACATCGCGGCCGTGGTGTCCAACCACCCCGACGTGGGACCGATGGTGGAGAAGACCGGGCTGCCGTTCCACCACCTGCCGGTGACGGCGGACTCCAAGGGCGCGCAGGAACAGGCGATCCTCGACCTGGTGTCCGCGCAACGGGTCGACCTGGTGGTGCTGGCCCGCTACATGCAGGTGCTCTCCCACGACCTCTGCGAGAAGCTTGTCGGCCGGGCGATCAACATCCACCACTCCTTCCTGCCGAGCTTCAAGGGCGCGAAGCCGTACCACCAGGCGTACGAACGCGGCGTCAAGCTGATCGGCGCGACCGCCCACTACGTCACCGAGGTGCTGGACGAGGGGCCGATCATCGAGCAGGAGGTGGCCCGGGTCGACCACACGCTGACCCCGGCCAAGCTCGCCGCGGTGGGCCGCGACCTGGAAAGCCTCGCCCTGGCCCGGGCGGTCACCTGGCACCTGGAGCACCGGGTCATCCTGAACGGCATGCGGACGGTCATCTTCCGGTGA